A stretch of DNA from Rattus rattus isolate New Zealand chromosome 1, Rrattus_CSIRO_v1, whole genome shotgun sequence:
tgtacactgtagctatctatcttcagacacaccagaagagggcatcagtcccactatagatggttgtgagccaccatgtggttgctgggaattgaactcaagtcctatggaagagcattcagtgctcttaacctctgagccatctctccagcccctagaataaatcttaaaaacaaaaaacaaccagaggggttggggatttagctcagtggtagagcgcttgcctaggaagcgcaaggccctgggttcggtcccaagctccgaaaaaaagaaccaaaaaaataaaaaacaaacaaacaaaaaaaaaaaacaaccagaggggttggggatttagctcagtggtagagcgcttgtctagcaagcacaaggccctgggtttggtcctcagctccaaaaaaaaaaccaaccagagagtgaggaagaattCAGTGGGCAGTAATTCAGCTATGAACAGGGCTATGCCAGGGCATGGTATAAAACGTTGTGGAGATAGGAATGCAGATGGCTCTCTCTTGGTTGGTAGGAGAGACTTGTGATAGTTACAGTTGAGGTCTGCTTCAAATGAGCAGCAGAAGCTTGCTGTAGTGCGGAGAGAATAAACAAGTGGCCAGGTAGAAACCTCACTTGTTAGCCTGGAAACACTGGTTGTGGTTAGAATGGaacaaggacagagacagagttgaCGTTGGCCATGGATGGAAGTTATGTTGAATTTTCTGGTATAGAGCCTAGTATCTGACTGTGGGCCTATCACAACCTTTGGTTTTGAATTGGGCTAAATCTTGCCAtcaagggaaaaatgaaaagctAGCTATGGTGGCActaacctgtaatcccagtactcgggaagcTAAGGCCAGAGGACCACAAATTCAAAGTTAGCCTGGGACAGGTAGTAAATTTCAGATTAGCCTAGGCGGTACAGCAGAATGTCTAGGAGAGCCTGGGACAGGTAGTAAATTTGTCAGCCTAGCCTAAACAATTGCCTATGtctggaagaaacaaacaaagcaaaacaaaaccctcaaatgCCACAGGGTTAGTTCATTCATTACAGTAGAAAATGTGTCAGGCATTACATTCAGCAGAGAATGTGCCAGAATGCTCCCATGAAGCTATAGTGTAGTGGGTAGAGGAGCTGTGTGGTGTCACAGGTTGGTTGGAAGTCCTGTGGATTGGTTCTCTCAGCAATGTAAGCTCTGGATTCAAACCCGAGCTGCACACTTTGCTGACATGTAAGTCACTCTGGGCTACTTATTGAATAtgtacctcagtttcttcatctttacATTGAAGAtaacagccaggtatggtgatgtATACCTATAATCACACCCtcgagaggaggcaggaggatcaggagtttgagtcCGGTGTTGGCTCCATAGGTAGTTTGGGGCCAGCTTGGGTAACATGGTCAGGGAAGGACTCCTGGTTGATAACCCGTATGGAACACTCAGAATGAAGGCCCAAACAATCAGGACGAGTCACCGTTTTCTGTTTGGGTTCAGTAATTGGGCAGCtgtgtactagagacctgggcgTAGTGTATAATCTAACAATGGGTTGAGAAGGAGGTTCAGCAAGGCCTGCCTGTCTTCTCAGCTCTATTTTGACTCCTaagttgtgtcttttttttttttttttctgtctgtcaggTATTGGGCAGATCCCTTTCTGGAATAGAATTCTTAATAAAGACTTTTGGTCAACCAGGGAGGTTACAGAGAAGGAGAGTTAAAAACAAAGTGGTTATTTTTTGGATGGTGATGCTTGGATGGAACCTGGAGCTTGAGCATGAAAGGCAGGTGCTCTGCCACTGAAATATTCCCAGCACCTTTGTGATATTTTTTGGTTGCCTTTGAGGGAAATGGCCTTTAAGTTCTAGTTAGTTAATTTtgggatagggtctcactgtgtagcactggctggcctggaactcactttgttgaccaggctgacttcaattcatagagatccacctgcatctgccttcccagtgctgggcttaaagactTGCACGCCCTGCTACTTTACATGTTTTGCCTCTGAGGAGAGTTGGAAAGAAGGCTGGAAGGCGGGAGAAGGCCAGAGGCAAACTGCTTCCGAGGCCTTTTTGCGTGTTGTTTGCTGAACCAGTGCATTCGCTGTAGGTTACTTACTGCCACATGCACTCAAGCGGCACATGGTTGTGGAAACCTGGGTTTACTCAGTTACGTTCTGCTGTATTCTGTTGAGCTAGGGATCTCAAGGCTCTAATGACCTCACTAAGCAGAAACATTGGTGCTGTCCCATTCGTGTGTCTAGGGAAATAGTTTAGATAAAGCTTGCTTGCGTTGTTCACAGAGCACAGCACATTTTCCCCcagtcttctttccttcctggtcactgttttttctctttctgcttttttttttttttttttttaaaagccattttagGTGGTTAAAGTGCATAGGTCAGTAGTATCATGCAACAGGTttccagaacttttttttaaaaactggctaATCTGAAACTACCTATTATAACACAGTGTTCCGTTGTGCTTGCCTTGAGGAGCCAAGCCTGACTGTCCTTGCCAGGGGATCTTATGTCTGCTGGAGGTTGGAGGAGTAGAATCGAGGTTGGAGCTGGAGGGACAGTAACCTCAATGAGAAAGGTTCAAAGCCCTTGCCTCCTGTGAGCTTGTACGCGTTCTTTTCTAGGACACGAGTCTGGGGTCCCACTTAGTCCATGGGTAGGGGTGAGTATTGAATTAGGTTGTTGATGTCGAGCACAGCAGAGGTTCAGTGTTGTTGAGGCTGTTTGAGATCATCCTAAAACATGCAGAGTGGCTGCACAGTTGGTTGCAGCCCTTCTCTCTgtgaatagaaatcctgacttaATGATGGCGGTCCCTTGGAGGCTGGGTTTAGAGTGGATGAAGTACTTGCATGCATTGTTCCTACCAGTGCTTTTCCTCACTACAACTCTGATTTGGGCCATGAAGTAATCATAGCTGGGGGGTTAAGGGAGCACCTAGTTGAGGTCACCCAGCAAATTAGCTCAGGCCCAAGGCAAGTCCTCAGGTCTCAGGACTCCTGACTCTAAAACCCATGCTTGACTGTTTGACTGCATCCACTGTGATCTTGCCAGACATCTGCAGGGCCAAGGACTGGCAGGCTTGGTGAGGCCTCTGCTGGCTCCGACTTGGAAGGAGGCAGTGCCCTCCTCCCTGATGTCACTCTAAAGGATGGTTAGAGGGTTCTCCATCTAGTGCTTCTCCTATCTAAAGGTTTTTCATAAAATGGAGGTCATTCCTGGACTTATGAGTGTTCTGTCTTTCCTGATCAgaactctgcctctgctgggtgtCATGTACCCCATCTGTGGCAGTGGTGGCTGGAAGGACGGTGAATATCTGTCTTACCTGACCCCACGTGTACATGCCATGTTTAACTCTTCTTTGACTTCTCTCTGCACTTGAGGtaggaatatattttaattgaccGAATAATCTCATTACATCCCTGAACTTAAagctttaattgaaaataaaaggtaGAGGAGAGGAAAATGTTACCCTGTGAGCATGGTGAGGGAAAGAGTATTTTGACAGtgagtccttttttaaaaaaaatgtggctggggttggggatttagctcagtggtagagcgcttgcctagcaagtgcaaggccctgggttcggtccccagctccgaaaaaaaaaaaaaaagaaaagaaaaaaaaaataggactgaTAATAGACTTAATGTTTGCTGGCCCCAGGCCTGTGAAAGGTTATTCTGCTGTATACACGggcatttcttttcctgtcatgGGAGAGGGTGCTTCCCTCTGGACCTTAGAGTATGCAGTTCTAGGTTTCGCAGGTAGCAATCTTGGCTGTGGTGGGGAGGGACATAAAGAGGGAGTTCTGTGGTTCCCCGGTGATGGCTGTGTTGTCTTCATTCTCAGGTGAGCAATGGCAGGCGCTGGTGAGCGCAAAGGCAAGAAGGATGACAATGGCATTGGAACGGCCATTGATTTTGTGCTCTCCAATGCCCGGCTGGTCCTGGGCGTGGGTGGAGCAGCCATGCTGGGCATCGCCACATTGGCAGTTAAGCGGGTAAGTGCATGCAGCCTGGTCCCAGGATGGGAAGTGGTGAGTTACCTACAAAGAGGAGCTCTCCTGAGGTAGACTGACACTGTGATTGGAGCATAATTTGCTCATCTGCAGCTTGCTTCAAGGCTTCTCCACAAAGAGACCACTGTGACGTAAATAGATGTATCCCAGCAAGTAAAACACGGCAACTGACCCAACCGCCCTGCCTTCTGTGACGGCATGGTTTAGAGTAGCAGCCACAtcacttctgtttccttctcttactcttatttttttctcttttctttttttcggagctggggaccgaacccagggccttgcgcttgctaggcaagcgctctaccactgaaccaaatccccaacccctcttactcttatttttaaagcttctatCTCTGTCTGCATCCTTTGACACACCTAGAAGCTAAGCACTTAGAGCATGCTTAGCATGTAGTACCTCTGAAGGAAAGAGAATCCCCTCAGTCCATGAGTTCAGCGTCACAGTTTCAGCTGACCAGACTGGAAATACTCTGTtagctcagaggacagctctgtcgAGTGGGTTCTCCTTctacttttatgtgggttttggggattgaactcagactcgCATTATTGGggagcaagtgcctttacttgtGGAGTCTTCCCACAGTTCCTGTTTGTTTTGACATAAGGGCTCACAATAGCCTGCCTACTCATGAAGTAGCTGTCAAAtctttcctttgcctcctgagtgctgagatttttAAGCATGGGCCACACTAAACCCAGCTACAGTGTGCCATTTCATGTAAGGACTTGAGACAGCTAAGGGTTTTGGTATGCGTGGAGCATCCTAGGATGAGCCCTCTGGTGATACTGAGGAGAAGCTGGTAACTCAGTGGAATAAGAAACTAGTGTTCAGCACTGAGTGTTAGGCCAACATGGTGCTGCCCAGCAGTACTCCAACCCTTCCAACATGGAATGTTCTTACGGAATAATGTTGTATAGTCAGGAAATACTGAAGCAACTTCAGTAATAGGAGGAGATGAGCAAAAACTGGAGCTGTTCTTTCAGAAGCTGTAGAGTctggccagtgagatagctcactCACAGTTTGACCCCAGGGACCCACGTAGTAGGAGGGGAGAACTTACTCCCacagcttgtcctctgactttcacacgtCGTTGTGTTGTAGCATTTGTAGTGCGGTGCAAATGGgtgatatttgtttatttgtttgtttgtttgttttgttgaggcagggtttctctgtggaccCCTGGTTGTCTTGGGACTccatctgtagatcaggctggcctggaacggagagatttgcttgtctctgcctcctgagcactgggattaaaggtgtctgccaaCTCTATCTAGCAAAAATGGTTGATGTTGATAAAGACAAGGAGGTTTTGTCCAGGAGTGTGCTGACTGCCACGCTGTGGAAAATGAGGCAAGCATGAGACTGGACCAAACCTCCATGGTCTGTTTGGGTAGAAGACAGGCCAGGCTGCTGGATTCTCTCATACAGATGCCAGTAAGAACAAAGGCATCACCTGGGGAGAGGATACTGATGGAGCATTTGGAGAATCTCAGAAAGTACATTCCTGGTACAAAAATGATCTTCACCGGGAATTAAGAATGAgtgagaaggggctggagagatgactcagtggttagagcactgactgttcttccagaggtcctgagttcaattcccagcacccatatggtggctcacaaccatctgtgatggaatgtgatgccctcttctggtgtggctgaagacagtgacatacataaatcttaaaaaaaaaaaaaagggcaaaccAAGTAGTTTGTCTTAAAAAGGCTACTAATATGTAATACCACTGCCTTctttattacaaaacaaatgtctggggctggagacttggctcagtggttaagagcactgactgtggggttggggatttagctcagtttagagcgcttgcctaggaagcgtaaggccctgagttcggtccccagctccaaaaaaaagaaaaaaaaaaaaaaaaagagcactgactgcttttccacaggtcctgagttcaattcccagcaaccacatggtggctcacaaccatctgtaatgggatccgacgccctcttctggtgtgtcttaagatgatgacagtgtacagtgtacttacataaaagaaataaatctttaaaaaacaaaacaaaacaaatgtctgATGGCCGTTTTATGTGTATCATAATTTAATTCACACATTAGCATTCAGATCATGAATGGCTAACAGTGATTTTATTGGATAGTCCTGATTTAAGTAAAATTGACTTGTAGTAAAGTGGAAAACAAATTGGCTGGAGACGAAATTCAGTGGTAGTGTTTACCCAGcctgcacaaggccctgtgtcCCATCCCCTGTACCATCataaacaaagacaacaaaaaattTCTTGAACTAAATGGGGCAAAGAGTCTTTGGAAGGAGGGGTATTGGGAatgaggtggaaggaggaggctGGTATATGTATGTCCTGGGTCCTCTCTGGTCTTGCAGATGTACGACCGGGCAATTAGTGCCCCTACCAGCCCCACCCGCCTAAGCCATTCAGgaaagaggagctgggaggaacCAAACTGGATGGGCTCTCCTCGACTATTGAACAGGGACATGAAGACAGGCCTGAGCCGGTCTCTGCAGACCCTTCCCACAGACTCTTCTGCCTTTGACACAGGTGAGAAATCTTGAGTCCTCTGGCACTGCTTCTGGACTTAGAGTGGCTGCGGCACAGAGACACTTCTCAGCAGGGAATGTCAGGCAATTTGCCCTTTGTGCCAAGTCCCTTTCCTTCCTGGGACTGGGACTTGTGGCCTGAGCAAGCTTGGGCAGAGCTCACAtgcctctctctcttgccttggCAGATACATTCTGCCCACCCCGGCCCAAACCTTTGGCCAGGAGGGGCCAGGTAGACTTGAAGAAGTCACGACTCCGCATGTCCCTGCAGGAGAAACTTCTTTCTTACTACCGGAACCGTGCAGCCATCCCTGCTGGAGAGCAGGCTCGAGCCAAGCAAGCCGCGGTGGACATATGTGCTGAGCTGCGGAGCTTCCTGCGGGCCAAGCTGCCTGACATGCCACTCCGGGACATGTACTTGAGTGGCAGCCTCTATGACGATCTGCAGGTAACAGCTCTCAGGGTAACATGCTTCTCAGTGTGGGGGTTTTCAAGACAGTTGTTCCTGGGCCTCACCCAGGAAGCTTCCTGCTTACAGATCCTGCCACACAGCAGTGTTTGTTTCTCTGCTCCACCCTTTCCCTTGTTTTATGTCATACTTACACTTTAAAGATTCCTAGGGGacagggtgtagctcagttgctATAGTCTAGTTGTGttaggctctgggttcagttgcCAGTGTGGCATAAAATAGGCGTGGTGACCCAGGCCTATCATGTCAACACTTAGGAGATAAGAGGGGTCAAAAGGTTAACATCAACTTCAGCTATGTAGTTTGAGGCCAACCGGATTATATGACAACTTACctcaaaaatagacaaaatcCAAAACCCCGAAGTAGGGTAGCTCTAAGAAACCTGCCCTCTACTGTATATTCTTGTCCTGTTTTCTGTGTATGCTAATTGAACCATTGGTTTCCATTACTGTCAGCAAATACAAAGTGGTAGGGACCTAGGTTGTAGGTAGCATATGTCCTAATCATAGTAAAGCCCTTTAAAACCTTTTAATTTtgaggccagtgagatgactcagcaggtaaaggtgcttgccaccaaatctGATGATCCATGTTCAATTCCTGGGTCCCACATCGTTGGAGAGAATCGACTCTTGTAAGttacctctgacctctacatgtcatgacacaaaaaaaaacacgcacgcacacacacacacacacacacacacacacacaaaaaaacacacacacacaaaaaaaaacaaactataacTCTTTCTAATTGTGCTCTGGCAGGTGGTGACAGCTGACCATATCCAACTCATTGTCCCCCTCGTGCTGGAGCAGAACCTGTGGTCGTGCATACCTGGGGAGGACACCATCATGAATATCCCTGGTTTCTTCCTGGTCCGTCGTGAGAACCCAGAGTACTTTCCTCGTGGTAGCAGTTATTGGGACCGCTGTGTTGTAGGTGGCTACCTCTCCCCAAAGACAGTGGCAGACACCTTTGAGAAGGTGGTGGCAGGCTCCATCAACTGGCCAGCCATAGGGTCCCTCTTAGACTATGTGATCCGACCAGCACCACCCCCAGAGGCCCTGACACTAGAAGTGCAGTATGAGAGGGACAAACATCTTGTCATTGACTTCCTGCCATCAGTGACCCTTGGTGACACTGTCTTGGTGGCCAGACCACACCGGTTAGCTCAGTATGACAACCTGTGGCGGCTGAGCCTTCGTCCTGCCGAGACGGCACGCTTACGGGCTTTGGACCAGGCGGACTCCGGCTGCCGG
This window harbors:
- the Mief1 gene encoding mitochondrial dynamics protein MID51 — encoded protein: MAGAGERKGKKDDNGIGTAIDFVLSNARLVLGVGGAAMLGIATLAVKRMYDRAISAPTSPTRLSHSGKRSWEEPNWMGSPRLLNRDMKTGLSRSLQTLPTDSSAFDTDTFCPPRPKPLARRGQVDLKKSRLRMSLQEKLLSYYRNRAAIPAGEQARAKQAAVDICAELRSFLRAKLPDMPLRDMYLSGSLYDDLQVVTADHIQLIVPLVLEQNLWSCIPGEDTIMNIPGFFLVRRENPEYFPRGSSYWDRCVVGGYLSPKTVADTFEKVVAGSINWPAIGSLLDYVIRPAPPPEALTLEVQYERDKHLVIDFLPSVTLGDTVLVARPHRLAQYDNLWRLSLRPAETARLRALDQADSGCRSLCLKILKAICKSTPALGHLTASQLTNVILHLSQEEADWSPDMLADRFLQALRGLISYLEAGVLPSALNPKVNLFAELTPHEIDELGYTLYCSLSEPEVLLQT